In Paenibacillus durus, the DNA window AGAGTCTCCAGCACTGCCGAATCGCCGCCCTCTAGGAGCCAATCGTTCCGAAAGTGCTTCTGAAATATCCCTTGGATCAGTTGATGGGTCAGCTTCCCCCCGCTGCCATGGGCTAAAGTAATGATTTCGCTCATTGGACTTCCTCCCGCTATTGATATCGGTAATATGCCGCACAGGTCCCTTCGCTCGACACCATACAGGAACCGACCGGGGTTTCGGGCGTGCATGCTTTTCCAAACAGCTTGCAATCGGATGGGAGGCATTTTCCTTTCAAAATATCGCCGCAGCGGCAGCCGCGCGCTTCCTCGTCCCGTTCCTCCACGGAGCCGTTTATCAGGCCCCATGCATCAAAGGCTCTGTATTTCTCACGAAGCCGAAGGCCTGAGCCCGGGATCTGTCCGAGTCCCCGCCAGACGGCATTTGAAGGCTCGAATACCTCATCGATTTTTCCCCGGGCAATCGGATTGCCACCCGGTTGAACAACCATGGAATACAAGTTGGCGACGGTGGCCTTCTTGTCCCGGATTTGCTCCAGCACGTAGAGGATCGAGCCCAAAATATCCGCCGGGTCGAACCCGGTGACGGCTCCCGGAATCCCATACGCCTTGGCCAGTTCCTCGTAAAGGCCAGAGCCGATCACCGCGCTGACATGGCCGGGATACAGGAACCCGTCAACGGCGACTTCAGGGTCCGAAGACAGCAGGTGCATCGCCGCCGGAATCGTTTTATTCGCTGACAGGATCATGAAATTGTCAAGCCCCTGCTGTGCGGCCTCCAGAACCGCGATTGCCGTAACGGGAACCGTCGTCTCAAACCCAACGGACAGAAAGATGACGGTCTTGTCCGGGTGCTGTCGGGCGATATCCAGACTGTCCAGCGGGGAATAGACCATACGGATATCTCTGCCCAGCGCCTTCTCGGTCAGCAGGCTGACGCCCTTATACGGAATCCGCATCATGTCACCGAAAGTAGCCACGATGGTATCCTCTCTCCTGCAGAGCTCCAAAGCTGATTTCAGGTAAAAGCTCGGGGTTACACAGACCGGACAGCCCGGTCCCGAAATGAGCCTGACGTTCGGCGGCAGCAGCTCCCGAATTCCATAACGGGAGATCGCCATCGTATGGGTGCCGCACACCTCCATAATTGAAACGGGCCTGCCGTCATAGCGCTGGATGGCCTTCACCAGGCCTTCCGCCAACGTTTCATTTCTGAATGGTTCCAGTTCACTAAGCATGGATATTCCCCGCCAGCTGATTAAGCAGCTCCAGCGTCTCCATCGCTTCCTGCTTATCGATGATCGCAATCGCACAGCCCGCATGAACGAGCAGGTAATCTCCAACGTTCACCTGGTCAACCAGGGCAATGGACACTTCCCTCCGGATACCGGTAATATCGATCACCGCCCTGTCGCCGCTTACGCTTTCTACTACTCCGGGTATTGCCAAACACATGCTTCTCGCATCCCTTCCCGTGTAAGATATTTGCCCAGCGCGATCGCCGCCTGACCCAGTGAGAGCCCCCCATCATTAGCGGGCACCTTGCTGTGAAGCAATACGCGAAACCCGCTGCGTTCCAATTCGTCGACCGTAAGGGCGAGCAGCAAGCGGTTTTGAAACACACCGCCGCTGAGCGCCACCTCATTCAGACCCCGCTTGGATCGAATCCGTCCGCAGATATCCGCTACAATGGCAGCCAGTGTCCGGTGAAACGCTCCGGAAATTCCGGAAATGCTCATGCCGTCGCGAATTTCGC includes these proteins:
- the hypD gene encoding hydrogenase formation protein HypD, which translates into the protein MLSELEPFRNETLAEGLVKAIQRYDGRPVSIMEVCGTHTMAISRYGIRELLPPNVRLISGPGCPVCVTPSFYLKSALELCRREDTIVATFGDMMRIPYKGVSLLTEKALGRDIRMVYSPLDSLDIARQHPDKTVIFLSVGFETTVPVTAIAVLEAAQQGLDNFMILSANKTIPAAMHLLSSDPEVAVDGFLYPGHVSAVIGSGLYEELAKAYGIPGAVTGFDPADILGSILYVLEQIRDKKATVANLYSMVVQPGGNPIARGKIDEVFEPSNAVWRGLGQIPGSGLRLREKYRAFDAWGLINGSVEERDEEARGCRCGDILKGKCLPSDCKLFGKACTPETPVGSCMVSSEGTCAAYYRYQ
- a CDS encoding HypC/HybG/HupF family hydrogenase formation chaperone, with the translated sequence MCLAIPGVVESVSGDRAVIDITGIRREVSIALVDQVNVGDYLLVHAGCAIAIIDKQEAMETLELLNQLAGNIHA